Within the Chloroflexota bacterium genome, the region TTACTCAGCTATCATGAACACAGTTCAGCAGGCCAGCTTGAGCAGATTCTTGCCACATTGGCACAGGGTGATGTGGCCTTGTGTTCCGACGCGGGCACACCGGGTATCAACGATCCTGGGTATGCATTGGTGCGGGCGGCCATTGGCGCGGGGCACACCGTCAGCCCGATTCCCGGCCCCAGCGCGCCGCTGGCGGCCCTGATTGCATCGGGCTTGCCCAGCGACGCTTTTCTCTATTTAGGGTATTTGCCGCGCAAAGCATCGCCGCGGCGGCGGGCGATTAGCGATGTAGCCGAACAGCCTTACACGTTAATTTTTCTCGAAACCCCTCATCGTCTGCTGGATGCACTGCACGATCTTCAAACCGTTCTGGGCGAGCGTCAGATTGCTGTGGCGCGTGAGTTGACCAAAATGTATGAAGAAATTTTCCGTGGCACGTTTGGCGAGGCAATTGCACGCTTCGAAGCGCAGGCACCGCGTGGCGAAATCACCCTGGTGATCGCCGGGGCA harbors:
- the rsmI gene encoding 16S rRNA (cytidine(1402)-2'-O)-methyltransferase gives rise to the protein MSTLYLVATPIGNLADITHRALRVLGEVVLIVAEDTRQTRKLLAHYSIETQRSLLSYHEHSSAGQLEQILATLAQGDVALCSDAGTPGINDPGYALVRAAIGAGHTVSPIPGPSAPLAALIASGLPSDAFLYLGYLPRKASPRRRAISDVAEQPYTLIFLETPHRLLDALHDLQTVLGERQIAVARELTKMYEEIFRGTFGEAIARFEAQAPRGEITLVIAGAKSSAEVWDEPRVIAAIAAALSEGKKPSRIARQLAAESGWPRREVYQLITGEFKS